Proteins co-encoded in one Klebsiella michiganensis genomic window:
- a CDS encoding RpiR family transcriptional regulator yields the protein MTDNENILLHLRQGLPGYSPTLQKLGDFILTQPQKVLYLTITELAKESDTSEASVTRLCRNLGCKGYTEFKMAVALDVQQGQPQAVSQGDSIDELVQESVQALIDTGKLINREALRHAGLALHEASSVQIYGVAASAIIGDYLHYKLLRLGKSAQLFSDMHRAAMNAATLAEQDLAIVISSSGSTKDLLHAVKIAKKRHARVILLSNTLRSPLADLADLLLVAAKPEGPLSAGSLNAKVGAMLLVEVLVNELITHGSHYAQASQQTASATLPLLI from the coding sequence ATGACGGACAATGAGAATATTTTGCTGCACCTGCGGCAGGGGCTGCCGGGCTACAGTCCGACGCTGCAAAAGCTGGGGGATTTCATTCTGACCCAGCCGCAAAAAGTGCTGTACCTGACCATCACGGAGCTGGCAAAAGAAAGCGATACCAGCGAGGCCAGCGTGACGCGTCTTTGCCGTAATCTGGGCTGCAAGGGCTATACCGAATTTAAAATGGCGGTGGCGCTTGATGTTCAGCAGGGGCAGCCTCAGGCAGTCTCACAAGGGGACAGCATTGATGAGCTGGTACAGGAGTCCGTCCAGGCCCTCATCGATACCGGAAAATTGATAAACCGCGAGGCGCTCAGGCACGCGGGTCTGGCATTACATGAAGCATCATCCGTACAGATTTACGGCGTTGCCGCCAGCGCTATTATTGGGGATTACCTGCATTACAAATTGCTGCGCCTGGGGAAATCTGCCCAGCTGTTTAGCGATATGCATCGGGCCGCGATGAACGCCGCTACGCTGGCGGAGCAGGATTTAGCCATCGTTATTTCCAGCTCTGGTTCAACCAAAGACCTGCTTCATGCGGTGAAAATTGCCAAAAAACGCCACGCTCGGGTCATTCTCTTGAGCAATACGCTGCGTAGCCCGCTGGCAGATTTAGCCGACCTGTTGCTCGTCGCCGCCAAACCTGAAGGGCCTCTGAGCGCCGGTTCGCTAAACGCTAAAGTTGGCGCCATGCTGCTGGTCGAAGTACTGGTTAATGAGCTGATCACCCACGGTAGCCATTACGCACAGGCCAGCCAGCAGACCGCCAGCGCAACCCTGCCGCTGCTGATCTAG